A part of Podarcis muralis chromosome 15, rPodMur119.hap1.1, whole genome shotgun sequence genomic DNA contains:
- the CCDC182 gene encoding coiled-coil domain-containing protein 182: protein METWRSFELVGMESGRQSREHSSESPSGKTVLTGPTQSISACLLSTMTSAVCTQYALDLGKLCHDLKNTQEDMKNFQDKVTGTLVKLEGILGYLTELVARLETRIHNVEQRLRVEEDKGTARSKVLSFLLPRENDLRKRCVIMENMFFKKWTWLEEMVQKWTKDWRIPAQLQFAIRERGNRSLALELGSEDQTSTGSYEGLGWE, encoded by the coding sequence ATGGAAACCTGGAGAAGCTTTGAGCTTGTTGGGATGGAGTCAGGGCGACAGTCCCGAGAACACTCTTCAGAGTCTCCATCTGGTAAGACAGTCTTGACTGGCCCCACTCAAAGCATCTCCGCCTGCCTCCTCTCCACCATGACTTCTGCCGTTTGCACCCAATATGCCCTGGATTTGGGGAAATTGTGCCATGACCTGAAGAACACTCAGGAGGACATGAAGAACTTCCAGGACAAAGTCACGGGCACCTTGGTGAAGCTGGAGGGCATCCTTGGTTACTTGACAGAACTGGTGGCCAGGCTCGAAACCAGAATCCACAATGTGGAGCAGAGGTTGAGGGTAGAAGAGGACAAAGGCACAGCACGGAGCAAAGTCCTGTCCTTCCTGCTGCCCAGGGAGAATGATCTACGCAAAAGATGTGTTATAATGGAAAACATGTTTTTCAAGAAGTGGACCTGGCTGGAGGAAATGGTCCAGAAATGGACCAAAGATTGGAGAATCCCAGCGCAGTTGCAATTTGCAATCCGTGAGAGAGGAAACAGAAGTCTTGCCCTCGAACTTGGGTCAGAGGACCAAACGTCAACAGGGAGTTATGAAGGACTGGGATGGGAATGA